In one Vagococcus entomophilus genomic region, the following are encoded:
- a CDS encoding DEAD/DEAH box helicase, whose translation MKWSIPERIIDRGRNYVNENRVVKITQNVEQQIWYADVLGSEVYHVELDGTTKEADICTCPYWQEHGYCKHTVATELALRKNGLSRVMQQNPQLKTTHQPPSLANIFTDTFVHLQEDLHTQMLKKQALQIEVSIENIDISNYYPEKAFLGLNLKIGWVNERTYVIKNVTEFFSVLEKEEAYKVNSQHVFYLQSQNFTDRDRLRLQQYAQIHRDNQTLLSNTGQVKEKFTQRFVLLPMGQAKEVIESLMENEGCKLHIDKTTIELNHFRAELPDLEFIVSETEDGARLSVHHLPVKYFESYGWLVYEKKIIELTQVQQKVYVALMQLLKRTETPEFFYPEKQLADLFAYVLPTLEKIGTVTVEDSVQSEMIHAPLEVSLTFMKQEKQLLLRVDFHYQDCTFSTDKAYTTKNEKSNYIVRNQKEEDRVVQLIKQYGYQKKTVGFAKSLPLHAELFAFFKEEIPFWKTIATVEVEDDLAVLYLDAMQHQPKVQVIEKDSWLDVRFDVSDIAEDEIDAIMASLLRKEKFHQLKNGQLLSLDSEEFRQTSQALAKLRRHLQVNKGHFEVPKYNSLQVNEAFQAVSDSDFSQEFDQMVQDITHPENYQTTLPETLDATLRPYQEAGFRWLKMLSSYGFGGILADDMGLGKTVQTIAYILSEKENSVKTRPTVIVAPASLVYNWQVECQKFAPSLQTEVVIGNKQKRKELLSNYEEKDVWITSYSTIRQDIELYQDKQVHCLILDEAQMIKNVATKTFQSLKQLKSTHRFALSGTPIENNIEELWALFQMLMPGFFPPMKKFKVLSLEQIAKMIQPFVLRREKVDVLKDLPEKIETNLYSSLTEEQKKVYLAYLKQMQQTLNGMSHDEFKRNRLSILAGLTRLRQICCDPHLFVEDYQGDSGKLEQLKEMIQVAKQNKRRVLIFSQFTSMLSRIETELEKLGLSSFYLRGSTKPKDRMDMVEAFNAGEKDIFLISLKAGGTGLNLTGADTVILYDLWWNPAVEEQATGRAHRIGQKKVVEVWRMIAEGTIEEKMYQLQNEKRALFKKIMNAEEEQALANLTESDIREIFQMGNE comes from the coding sequence ATGAAGTGGTCAATTCCAGAAAGAATTATTGATCGTGGTCGTAATTATGTGAACGAAAATCGTGTGGTAAAAATTACACAAAATGTAGAACAACAAATTTGGTATGCGGATGTCTTAGGATCTGAGGTCTATCATGTTGAATTAGACGGGACAACCAAGGAAGCAGATATTTGCACCTGTCCGTACTGGCAAGAACATGGCTACTGTAAGCATACTGTAGCTACAGAGCTTGCGCTAAGGAAGAATGGCTTATCAAGGGTGATGCAACAAAATCCTCAGCTTAAAACAACGCACCAGCCTCCTAGTTTAGCCAATATTTTTACAGATACATTTGTTCATTTGCAAGAAGACTTGCATACCCAAATGCTAAAAAAACAAGCACTACAAATAGAAGTTAGTATCGAGAATATTGATATTTCAAACTATTATCCAGAAAAAGCATTTTTAGGATTGAACTTGAAAATTGGTTGGGTAAATGAGCGGACTTATGTAATCAAAAATGTAACAGAATTTTTTTCTGTTTTGGAAAAAGAAGAAGCTTATAAAGTCAATAGTCAGCATGTTTTTTACCTGCAGTCACAAAATTTCACAGACAGGGATCGGTTACGATTACAGCAATATGCGCAAATTCATCGTGACAACCAAACCCTATTATCCAATACGGGACAAGTGAAAGAGAAATTCACACAGCGATTTGTATTGTTACCGATGGGGCAGGCTAAAGAGGTCATAGAAAGTTTGATGGAAAATGAGGGGTGCAAACTACATATTGACAAAACAACCATTGAGCTCAATCATTTCAGAGCAGAGCTTCCAGACCTTGAATTTATCGTATCTGAAACTGAGGATGGTGCAAGGTTATCAGTTCATCACTTGCCTGTGAAATACTTCGAGAGTTATGGTTGGTTAGTTTACGAAAAGAAGATTATTGAGTTGACGCAAGTACAGCAAAAAGTGTATGTGGCACTCATGCAATTATTAAAAAGAACCGAAACTCCAGAATTTTTTTACCCTGAAAAACAATTAGCCGATCTTTTTGCATATGTACTACCAACACTTGAAAAAATTGGAACGGTCACGGTAGAAGACTCCGTACAATCAGAAATGATTCATGCTCCACTTGAGGTAAGCTTGACATTCATGAAACAAGAAAAACAGCTGCTGCTTCGCGTTGACTTTCATTATCAAGATTGTACTTTTTCAACGGACAAAGCCTATACAACAAAGAACGAAAAGTCTAACTATATTGTTCGCAACCAAAAAGAAGAAGACCGAGTGGTTCAACTAATAAAACAATATGGCTATCAGAAAAAGACAGTAGGATTTGCAAAAAGCCTTCCACTTCATGCAGAGCTGTTTGCCTTTTTTAAAGAAGAAATCCCTTTTTGGAAAACAATTGCGACAGTTGAAGTCGAGGATGACTTAGCGGTTCTTTATTTAGATGCGATGCAGCATCAACCGAAAGTTCAAGTGATAGAAAAAGATTCATGGCTAGATGTTCGTTTTGACGTATCAGATATCGCGGAAGATGAAATTGATGCTATTATGGCAAGCTTATTGCGTAAAGAAAAATTCCATCAACTGAAAAATGGACAGTTGCTCTCTTTAGATTCAGAAGAATTTCGACAAACAAGTCAGGCGTTAGCCAAATTACGTCGGCATCTTCAAGTAAACAAAGGGCATTTTGAAGTGCCTAAGTATAACAGTCTTCAAGTAAATGAAGCGTTCCAAGCTGTTTCAGACAGTGATTTTAGTCAAGAGTTTGACCAAATGGTGCAAGATATCACGCATCCAGAAAATTATCAAACCACCTTACCCGAAACGTTAGATGCAACACTTCGACCTTATCAAGAAGCGGGTTTTCGCTGGTTAAAAATGCTTAGTAGTTATGGATTTGGGGGCATATTAGCGGACGACATGGGGTTAGGAAAAACGGTTCAAACGATTGCGTATATTCTTTCTGAAAAAGAAAACAGCGTTAAAACAAGACCAACTGTTATTGTTGCGCCTGCAAGTCTGGTTTACAATTGGCAAGTAGAATGTCAGAAATTTGCACCATCGCTTCAAACCGAAGTGGTCATTGGGAACAAACAAAAAAGAAAAGAATTGCTTTCTAATTACGAAGAAAAAGATGTATGGATTACTTCTTACTCAACGATTCGTCAAGATATTGAATTGTATCAAGACAAACAAGTACATTGCTTAATCCTAGATGAAGCGCAGATGATCAAGAATGTTGCAACCAAAACCTTTCAGTCTTTAAAACAATTGAAAAGTACCCATCGCTTTGCGCTTAGTGGAACACCTATTGAGAATAATATTGAAGAATTATGGGCGCTGTTTCAAATGCTTATGCCAGGTTTTTTCCCTCCAATGAAAAAGTTTAAAGTTTTATCATTAGAACAAATTGCTAAAATGATCCAACCATTTGTATTACGAAGAGAAAAAGTAGATGTTTTGAAAGACTTACCTGAAAAAATAGAAACCAACTTATACAGTTCGTTAACTGAGGAACAAAAGAAAGTCTATCTTGCTTACCTAAAACAAATGCAACAAACACTAAATGGTATGAGTCATGATGAATTTAAACGCAATCGCCTATCGATACTGGCTGGTTTGACTAGGCTTAGACAGATCTGTTGCGATCCTCACTTGTTTGTTGAGGACTATCAAGGCGACTCTGGTAAATTAGAGCAACTAAAAGAGATGATTCAAGTAGCCAAACAAAACAAGCGAAGAGTCTTGATTTTTTCACAATTTACGAGTATGTTATCTCGGATTGAAACGGAGCTGGAAAAATTAGGGCTAAGTAGTTTTTATTTACGGGGAAGCACCAAACCAAAAGACCGGATGGATATGGTAGAGGCGTTTAATGCGGGTGAAAAAGATATTTTCTTAATTTCACTAAAAGCTGGTGGTACGGGACTCAACTTGACTGGAGCAGATACGGTTATTCTTTATGATCTTTGGTGGAATCCAGCAGTTGAAGAACAAGCAACTGGAAGAGCGCACCGTATTGGACAAAAGAAAGTTGTGGAAGTCTGGCGCATGATTGCAGAAGGAACGATTGAAGAAAAAATGTATCAACTACAAAATGAAAAGAGAGCTCTCTTTAAAAAAATTATGAATGCAGAAGAAGAGCAAGCCCTTGCCAACTTGACTGAATCTGATATTCGTGAAATTTTCCAAATGGGAAATGAGTAG